The DNA segment AAGTGGTTTCGTGAGCTGGCGGCACGGCCATGACCGTCGTCGGCTATGTCCCCGGTGCGTACGACCTCTTCCACGTCGGCCACCTCAACATCCTGCGGCGGGCGCGGCCCGACTGCGACGTGCTGATCGCCGGGGTGGTGACCGACGAGACCGTCCTGCGCGCGAAAGGAAAACCGCCGGTCGTGCCGCTGGTGGAGCGGCTGCAGATCGTCGCGAGCATCGGCTTCGTCGACCAGGCCGTCGTCGACACCTCCACCGACAAGCGGGTCATGTGGGAACGGCTGCATTTCGACGTACTGTTCAAGGGCGACGACTGGAAAGGCACCGAGAAGGGTGCCCTGCTGGAGTCGTCGATGGCCTCGGTCGGCGTACGCGTCGTCTATTTTCCTTACACGGCACACACATCCAGCACGTCCCTGCGTGCTCTGCTGGCCCGTCAGTTGACGTAGTCCTCCAGGCGCGCCACCGAATAACCCGGTGAGGCCGCGATCGCGTTGAGCAGCACGTGCATGTCGCGCTCGAAGTCCGGCGTGAAGTGCATCAGCAGCACCATGCCGGGATAGACCGGGTTGTTGACCGGATGGAACGGATGTTGCGCGATGTAGAGGACGCCGCCGATCACCGACCCCTCCCACATCATCATCGCGACCAGGCCGCCGCAGCTCTGCGCCACTTTCAGCGTCGTCAGGTCGTAGACACCGTACGGTGGCCGGAAGAGCGTCGGCCGCCGCCCGGCCACGCCTTCCAGTTTGTCGACCGAGCCGCAGATCTCGAACCGCTGCGTCTGCTCCGGCAGGCCCTTGAGCTGCTTGTGCGACTGCGTGTGTGCCTGGATCGTGGCGCGCTCTGCCTGCAGCTGGCGGAAGAAGTCGGGGTGTTGGGTCGCCGGCGAGGAAATCAGGAACAGCGAGGTCGGGATGTTGGCTTCCCGCAACACCCGCCCGGCCTCCGGCGGCTGGTATCCGCCGTCGTCGATGGTGATGAAGACGACCTTCTGGTCGACCGGTATGCGCAGCACGGTCTGGATGTATTCGCCGGACGACTTGAGACGTACGCGCTGCGGTTTCGGTGCCGGCGGCAGCTTCGGCCACGGACCGAGGTCGGCCAACCGCGGACCGGCGCCGGCCGGACCTGGACGTTCGTCGCCGTATGGCACCGGAGGACTCGCCACCGCGGGTGTCGTGCCGGCCAGCATGGCCGCGGCCAGCAGCGCGGCCGCGAGTGTTTTCCCCGTCATAATGTCTCAGTATGCCCCAGCACTTCTGATTACCGCGGTGATCGTCCGGAGCAGGACGACCAGGTCCAGGGTCAGCGACCAGTTTTCGACATATCGCAGGTCGAGCCGCATCGAGTCCTCCCACGACAGGTCGGCGCGGCCGCTCACCTGCCACAGGCCGGTGACTCCGGGTTTGACCACCAGGCGGCGCATCAGGTCGTCCGGATAGGCCGCCACCTCCGACGGCAGCGGCGGACGCGGGCCGACCAGGCTCATCTGCCCGGCGACGACGTTGAACAACTGCGGCAGCTCGTCGACGGAAAACCGGCGCAGCCAGCGGCCGAGCGGCGTCACCCGCGGATCGTGGCGGATCTTGAAAAGCAGGCCGTCGTGCTCGTTGTGCGGGGCCAGCTCGTCGAGACGGCGTTCGGCGTCGGCGTACATGGTGCGCAGCTTCAGGATCGTGAACGTCTCACCGTCCTTGCCGACCCTGGTCTGCCGGAAGAACGCCGGCCCCGGCGAGCCGTGCCGGATCGCCACCGCGAGTGCGGCGAGCAGCGGCATGGCGAAAAGCAGCAGCAGCGACGCGAAAAACACGTCGAACAGCCGCTTGACGACCCAGCGGCTGCCGGTCAGCTCGGCGTGGTCGAGGTGCAGCATCGGCAGGCCGTCGATTGGCCGCAGGGACGTACGCGGTCCGGCGACGTCGAGCAACGCGCCGGCGACGATCACGTCGGTGCCGGTGTTTTCCAGCGACCACAGCAATCTGCGCAGCATGGCCGAGGTGAGCTCCGGCGACGGCAGGATGGCGACGGTGTCCGCGCGATGGTCGGCGACCGCGGCGACGATCGTGTCGAACGTACCAACGACGTCGATGCCGGCGAGGCTGTCGCGGCCGGCACGTTTGGGTGGTACGCACACGCCGATCACCTGCATGCCGTGATAGCGGTGGCGCGCGAGCAGCTGGTGCAGCTCGCTGACCGCCGGGCCGTCGCCGACCACGATCACCCGGCGCATGCAGCGGCCGCGTTCGCGTTGGCTCACCAGGTGGCGGCGGAGAAAATAGCGGGCGAGCAAAGTCGCGACCGTGACGACCGGGAAAACGACGACGACGTAGCCGCGTGCCAGCTCGATGCTGAAGACGTACGAGACGAAGGCGGTCGCCGCGGTCAGGAAGATGCCGGCGTTGAGCACGCGGCGGTATTCCTCGTTGCCGACGAACAGATAGCGCGACTCGTACGCTCTGGCCATCATCAGCACGAGCACCCAGATCGCCGGGAAGAAGGCCGAGCCCACCACGTACGCGACCGCGTGATGCGGGATCGCGCCAAACCTGACCCAGAAGCCCAGGGCCGCCGCGACTATCGCCGCCGACCCGTCGACGATCGCCAGCTGCCGCGGATAACGGCGTTCCCAACCTGGGGTTTCCGGCGCGACGTCGAGCCGGGGTCTGCGCACCCGGTCCTGCAGATCGGCCATGACACCCCGCGTTCCCGTACGCCGGCCTGCACCGACAGTAAATGTCGCGGTGGCCGGACGGAACCTACGTACGCAGGCGAAAAGGTGGCTGATCGGATGAGCTAGCTGACACCGCCGAAGAGGCTGGTCACCGAACCGTCCGAGAACACCTCGCTGATGGCGCGGGCGATCAGCGGCGCGATCGAGAGCAGCGTGAGCTTGTCGAGGTTTTTCTCCGGCGGCACCGGCAACGTGTTGGTGAGCACGACCTCGCTGATCCGGCTGTTCTTCAGCCGCTCGGTCGCCGGGTCGGACAGCACGCCATGGGTCGCGGCCACGATCACGTCACCTGCGTCGGCGGCGAACAGCGCCTCGGACGCCTTGGCGATCGTGCCGCCGGTGTCGATCATGTCGTCGACCAGGATGCACGTGCGGCCCTCGACGTCGCCGACGACGCGGTTGGCGACCACCTCGTTGGGCACCAGCGGGTCGCGGGTCTTGTGGATGAAGGCCAGCGGACAGCCGCCGAGCTCGTCGGTCCACCGCTCCGCCACGCGTACGCGGCCGGAGTCGGGCGCGACCACGGTGAACTTGCGGCCCTCGTACTGCTTCTTCACGTAGTCGGCCAGGATCGACAGCGCGAACAGGTGGTCGACCGGGCCGTCGAAGAAGCCGGAGATCTGCGCGGTGTGCAGGTCGACGGTGAGGATGCGGTCGGCGCCGGCGGTCTTGAACATGTCGGCGACCAGCCGCGCCGAGATCGGCTCACGGCCGCGGTGCTTCTTGTCCTGGCGAGCGTACGGGAAGAACGGCACGACGACGGTGATCCGCTTGGCCGAGCCGCGCTTGAGCGCGTCGACCATGATCAGCGCCTCGACCAGCCACTTGTTGATCGGCTCGGTCATCGACTGCACCACGAAGGCGTCGGAGCCGCGGACCGACTCCTCGAAGCGTACGAAGATCTCGCCGTTGGCGAAGTCGTACGCGGCCGTCGGCGTCGGCTGCAGGCCCAGGTGCGCGCCGATCTCGTCGGCGAGCTCCGGGTAGGCCCGGCCGGAGAAGAGCATCAGGCTCTTGCGGTTTTCCGCCTGCAAACTGTTCACTGCCTACTCCCCCTCGACGCCGCCGGCCTCCTTGGCGGCGCGCGCCGCCGCCTCAGCCGCCGGGGTGCCGGGCCGCTTGCGCTCGACCCAGCCCTCGATGACCCGCTGCTTCGCTCCCGGCACGGCCAGCGCCCCTGCTGGCACGTCGTCGAGCAGCACCGTACCGGCGCCGGAGTAAGCCCCGTCGCCGATGTGCACCGGCGCCACGTACATGTTGTCCGAACCCATGCGGCAGTGGCTACCCACGACCGTGCGGTGTTTGTTGACCCCGTCGTAGTTGACGAACACGCTCGCCGCGCCGATGTTGCTGTGCTCTCCGATGGTGGCGTCGCCGACGTAGGACAGGTGCGGCACCTTGCTGCCCTCGCCGACCTGCGACCCCTTGACCTCGACGAAGGTGCCGATCTTGGCGGCGGTGTGCAGGACCGTGCCGGGCCGCAGATATGCGTACGGACCGACGCTGACGCGCTCACCGACGCGCGCGCCGACGCAGTGTGAGCGGATCACCTTGGCGTCGGCGCCGACCAGGCAGTCGGTGAGCGTGGTGTCCGGCCCGATCTCGGCGCCGCCGGCCACGCTCGTCTCGCCATGCAGCTGGACGCCGGGGTGCAGCACCGCGTCCTGCGCGAGCTCGACGCTCACGTCGACCCAGGTGGTCGCCGGGTCGATCACCGTGACGCCGGCGGCCATCCAGCGGCGCAGCGTCGCGTCGCGCAGCAACGCGCCCAGACGCGCCAGCTCGATGCGGTCGTTGCAGCCGAGCGCCTCCTCCGGCGCGCCGGCGTAGGTGCCGACGCCGCGGCCTTCGCGTACCAGCATCGCGACCGCGTCGGTCAGGTATTCCTCGCCCTGCGCGTTGGCGGTGGACAGCCGGGACAGCGCGTCGCGCACGGCGGCGGCGTCGAAGACGTAGATGCCGGCGTTGATCTCGTGGATGGTGCGCTGCAGGTCGTCGCAGTCGCGCTCCTCGACGATCTCGGCCAGGTCGCCGGCGTTGTCCCTGACGATCCGGCCGAGACCGGTCGGGTCGTCGACGCGCGCGGTCAGCACGGTGGCGGCGCGGCCGGCGTTGGCG comes from the Fodinicola acaciae genome and includes:
- a CDS encoding adenylyltransferase/cytidyltransferase family protein — encoded protein: MTVVGYVPGAYDLFHVGHLNILRRARPDCDVLIAGVVTDETVLRAKGKPPVVPLVERLQIVASIGFVDQAVVDTSTDKRVMWERLHFDVLFKGDDWKGTEKGALLESSMASVGVRVVYFPYTAHTSSTSLRALLARQLT
- the glmU gene encoding bifunctional UDP-N-acetylglucosamine diphosphorylase/glucosamine-1-phosphate N-acetyltransferase GlmU, yielding MRTVRPAAVVVLAAGHGKRMRSTTPKALHEIGGRSLLGHVLAAAAPLGAERTVVVVGHGRDEVKAHLGQIAPAAEAVVQAEQRGTGHAVRVALEALDANAGTVVVLNADVPLLRQDTLAGMVSEHANAGRAATVLTARVDDPTGLGRIVRDNAGDLAEIVEERDCDDLQRTIHEINAGIYVFDAAAVRDALSRLSTANAQGEEYLTDAVAMLVREGRGVGTYAGAPEEALGCNDRIELARLGALLRDATLRRWMAAGVTVIDPATTWVDVSVELAQDAVLHPGVQLHGETSVAGGAEIGPDTTLTDCLVGADAKVIRSHCVGARVGERVSVGPYAYLRPGTVLHTAAKIGTFVEVKGSQVGEGSKVPHLSYVGDATIGEHSNIGAASVFVNYDGVNKHRTVVGSHCRMGSDNMYVAPVHIGDGAYSGAGTVLLDDVPAGALAVPGAKQRVIEGWVERKRPGTPAAEAAARAAKEAGGVEGE
- a CDS encoding polysaccharide deacetylase family protein codes for the protein MTGKTLAAALLAAAMLAGTTPAVASPPVPYGDERPGPAGAGPRLADLGPWPKLPPAPKPQRVRLKSSGEYIQTVLRIPVDQKVVFITIDDGGYQPPEAGRVLREANIPTSLFLISSPATQHPDFFRQLQAERATIQAHTQSHKQLKGLPEQTQRFEICGSVDKLEGVAGRRPTLFRPPYGVYDLTTLKVAQSCGGLVAMMMWEGSVIGGVLYIAQHPFHPVNNPVYPGMVLLMHFTPDFERDMHVLLNAIAASPGYSVARLEDYVN
- a CDS encoding sugar transferase; this translates as MADLQDRVRRPRLDVAPETPGWERRYPRQLAIVDGSAAIVAAALGFWVRFGAIPHHAVAYVVGSAFFPAIWVLVLMMARAYESRYLFVGNEEYRRVLNAGIFLTAATAFVSYVFSIELARGYVVVVFPVVTVATLLARYFLRRHLVSQRERGRCMRRVIVVGDGPAVSELHQLLARHRYHGMQVIGVCVPPKRAGRDSLAGIDVVGTFDTIVAAVADHRADTVAILPSPELTSAMLRRLLWSLENTGTDVIVAGALLDVAGPRTSLRPIDGLPMLHLDHAELTGSRWVVKRLFDVFFASLLLLFAMPLLAALAVAIRHGSPGPAFFRQTRVGKDGETFTILKLRTMYADAERRLDELAPHNEHDGLLFKIRHDPRVTPLGRWLRRFSVDELPQLFNVVAGQMSLVGPRPPLPSEVAAYPDDLMRRLVVKPGVTGLWQVSGRADLSWEDSMRLDLRYVENWSLTLDLVVLLRTITAVIRSAGAY
- a CDS encoding ribose-phosphate diphosphokinase — protein: MNSLQAENRKSLMLFSGRAYPELADEIGAHLGLQPTPTAAYDFANGEIFVRFEESVRGSDAFVVQSMTEPINKWLVEALIMVDALKRGSAKRITVVVPFFPYARQDKKHRGREPISARLVADMFKTAGADRILTVDLHTAQISGFFDGPVDHLFALSILADYVKKQYEGRKFTVVAPDSGRVRVAERWTDELGGCPLAFIHKTRDPLVPNEVVANRVVGDVEGRTCILVDDMIDTGGTIAKASEALFAADAGDVIVAATHGVLSDPATERLKNSRISEVVLTNTLPVPPEKNLDKLTLLSIAPLIARAISEVFSDGSVTSLFGGVS